The Acidicapsa ligni genome has a window encoding:
- a CDS encoding SDR family oxidoreductase, translating into MERLKGKRALITGGTTGIGLATAQEFLREGARVAITGTNPETLVSARSALGKDVLVISSDASDVGEQAELAKTIHNEFDQLDVLFINAGIVDMRPLEQWDEAGFDRSISVNFKGPFFLIQALLPWFADPASIVLNTSVNAHIGMPNTSIYGATKAALLSLARTLSGELISRGIRLNAVSPGPVTTPLYGKLGLTEDQLKSVAASIQSQVPAGRFGNAAEIAKAIVFFASDEAAYAVGSELLIDGGMGNI; encoded by the coding sequence ATGGAAAGGCTGAAAGGCAAGCGAGCACTCATCACGGGCGGCACAACCGGAATCGGATTGGCTACTGCGCAGGAGTTTTTGCGTGAGGGGGCGCGCGTGGCAATCACAGGCACGAATCCTGAAACTCTGGTGTCTGCAAGGAGCGCACTCGGCAAGGACGTGCTGGTAATTTCCTCTGATGCCAGCGACGTTGGAGAACAGGCTGAACTTGCGAAGACGATTCACAATGAGTTCGATCAACTTGACGTGCTATTCATAAACGCCGGGATAGTGGATATGCGGCCCCTGGAGCAATGGGACGAGGCGGGATTTGATCGCTCCATCAGCGTGAACTTCAAGGGACCATTCTTTCTTATCCAGGCGCTATTGCCCTGGTTCGCCGATCCGGCTTCGATTGTGCTCAATACCTCAGTAAATGCACATATCGGAATGCCCAACACCAGCATTTACGGAGCAACGAAGGCTGCTCTTCTTTCGCTGGCACGGACACTCTCCGGAGAGCTGATCTCGCGCGGGATTCGATTGAATGCGGTCAGTCCCGGCCCTGTGACCACTCCTTTGTACGGCAAATTAGGACTGACGGAAGACCAGTTGAAATCGGTGGCTGCTTCGATCCAGAGCCAGGTACCAGCAGGTCGATTCGGTAATGCCGCTGAAATCGCGAAAGCCATCGTGTTCTTTGCATCGGATGAAGCAGCATACGCGGTGGGGAGCGAATTACTGATTGATGGAGGAATGGGAAATATCTAA
- the pqqA gene encoding pyrroloquinoline quinone precursor peptide PqqA, with the protein MKTKVWTRPDFKEVSLGCEINCYAPAEI; encoded by the coding sequence ATGAAAACGAAAGTCTGGACGCGCCCTGATTTCAAAGAAGTAAGCCTCGGTTGTGAGATTAACTGCTACGCTCCCGCGGAAATCTAA
- a CDS encoding sensor histidine kinase has product MSLGCASPLSALDPGQAITQYAHRFWGEKDGYHGLTYAFAQTRDGFLWLATDAGLYRFDGIHFEHYEPPAGRKLPHGLVTSLLALPDGGLWIGYPTGASILRNGRITTYGEAEGLPGGSKRKIVRDRDGTIWITTNAGLLRFDGHRWAVMGKSWNCPPGKARAALVDSRGTLWVAIGNSILYLRQGAHRFEDTGEFALEALSIAEAPDGGIWMADTQMAVRPVGMPGSPRLATARCAAEAAARGVRVQGPYCNSANQLEIQVGSVAILFDRNGSLWIPTLGDGLRRSRSPLSLHSKPIAEFGDELEQFTSKEGLSADYTSSIFEDREGNIWVGTRDGLDEFSSTTLVPVVFPTKAAAISIAPGKDGYVWATSNFDQAAEIYGDSMKVPSWGLPGAATYRDSLNRVWFRGNTFLKRLQDGKFEKVIKFPASSADLTAGRKVQIAGDDSGTLWAIVGDLGFFSLDGDKWKSLKTPPEIAKLMPSTAYTDPMGLIWVGYEDGTIATLENGKLTAYPAKETGLRVITSFSRHGSQIWVGGTKGGIALFDGGRFRTIRPWDEEAFSGVTGVVDAGGDGLWLNDIHGVIRIPAGEVRNVVQDSSYRVHYDTFDSSDGLPGKSPDQAPFPTAIRGTDGRLWFVARQGVAWVDPAKIPKNLIQPPVSITKVLADSSSLANLNNLRLPAQTATIQISYTGLSLAVPERVRFKYKLNKVDKDWQEPGTRREAYYDHLSPGHYHFQVIACNNDGLWNEQGDTLDFILLPAWYQTLWFYVLEGLIGIGILWAIYWLRLRQIAHAISARFDERLAERTRIAGDLHDTLLQNFQAVLLNFHTVGYLLPDRPAEAEDTLKSALGDAHDAITEARNAVQGLRISSEPAIDLDRALLRVPQELCLQHVADFRVTVDGIPRRLSPAMRDEIYLIAREAIANSFRHTEASLIEVAIVYSPHELCVRMRDNGGGIDPQYLQSGREGHWGILGMRERAKRIGARLTFHNDVGSGLEIELLIPGRLVFDGRGSRAKESLIRNNQ; this is encoded by the coding sequence GTGAGCCTTGGGTGCGCTTCTCCTTTGTCAGCTCTCGATCCTGGCCAAGCAATTACGCAGTATGCACACCGGTTCTGGGGAGAAAAGGATGGATATCACGGACTCACTTATGCATTTGCGCAAACACGCGACGGGTTTCTATGGTTGGCAACCGATGCTGGTCTCTACCGATTCGATGGCATTCACTTCGAACATTATGAGCCCCCGGCAGGTCGCAAACTTCCCCACGGCCTTGTAACCAGCTTGCTCGCGCTCCCTGACGGCGGGTTGTGGATTGGCTACCCGACGGGCGCAAGTATTTTGCGGAATGGTCGGATCACGACCTACGGCGAAGCCGAAGGCCTGCCGGGAGGATCGAAACGAAAGATTGTCAGGGACCGCGATGGGACAATTTGGATAACCACGAACGCCGGGTTGCTCCGCTTCGACGGGCACCGATGGGCGGTGATGGGAAAGTCATGGAATTGCCCGCCGGGTAAGGCAAGAGCAGCCTTAGTTGACAGCCGCGGAACCCTTTGGGTCGCTATCGGCAATTCGATCCTGTATCTCAGGCAAGGGGCGCACCGATTCGAGGATACAGGTGAATTTGCCCTTGAAGCGCTATCGATTGCCGAGGCGCCGGACGGAGGGATTTGGATGGCGGACACGCAAATGGCTGTCCGTCCCGTTGGGATGCCAGGAAGCCCAAGACTAGCGACCGCACGGTGTGCAGCGGAAGCCGCTGCCAGGGGCGTACGTGTTCAGGGTCCTTACTGCAACAGCGCCAACCAACTGGAGATTCAGGTTGGTTCTGTGGCAATTTTATTTGACCGAAATGGATCTCTTTGGATTCCGACTCTTGGAGACGGACTACGCCGCTCCCGATCTCCTCTGAGCCTGCATAGCAAACCGATTGCGGAGTTCGGCGACGAGTTGGAGCAATTCACATCGAAGGAGGGTCTAAGTGCAGATTACACTTCCTCAATTTTCGAAGATAGGGAAGGGAATATCTGGGTGGGAACTCGAGATGGATTAGACGAATTCAGCAGTACCACACTCGTGCCAGTGGTTTTTCCGACAAAAGCCGCGGCGATCTCCATCGCTCCCGGTAAAGACGGCTATGTCTGGGCCACTAGCAACTTTGACCAGGCGGCAGAAATCTACGGCGACTCGATGAAAGTCCCGAGCTGGGGACTGCCGGGGGCCGCAACCTATCGGGATTCATTGAACAGAGTTTGGTTTCGCGGTAACACTTTTTTGAAGCGCTTACAGGATGGAAAGTTTGAGAAGGTGATTAAGTTTCCGGCATCTTCAGCAGATTTGACTGCAGGTCGCAAGGTACAAATTGCCGGTGACGACTCCGGCACACTATGGGCAATTGTTGGGGATTTAGGTTTTTTTTCACTTGATGGTGACAAATGGAAGAGTTTGAAGACACCACCAGAGATAGCCAAGCTGATGCCAAGCACCGCGTATACCGATCCCATGGGCCTTATTTGGGTCGGATACGAGGATGGCACAATCGCAACGCTGGAGAATGGAAAACTTACGGCATATCCTGCCAAGGAAACTGGTCTTAGAGTTATAACTTCCTTCTCCAGACATGGATCCCAAATATGGGTCGGGGGTACTAAAGGCGGAATCGCTCTCTTTGATGGCGGTCGGTTTCGGACCATCCGGCCCTGGGACGAGGAGGCGTTTTCGGGCGTCACTGGAGTTGTGGATGCAGGGGGCGACGGTCTTTGGCTCAACGATATTCATGGGGTCATACGTATTCCCGCGGGCGAGGTCCGCAACGTTGTACAGGATTCCTCGTATCGGGTGCATTACGACACGTTCGACTCCTCCGATGGCCTTCCGGGAAAGAGCCCGGATCAGGCACCCTTTCCTACCGCAATCCGAGGGACCGATGGACGACTCTGGTTTGTTGCCAGGCAAGGCGTTGCATGGGTGGACCCTGCGAAGATTCCGAAGAATCTTATTCAGCCGCCTGTCTCGATCACTAAGGTCTTGGCGGATAGTTCATCACTAGCAAATCTGAACAACCTGCGTCTGCCCGCACAGACAGCGACGATTCAGATCAGCTACACGGGCTTGAGTCTCGCTGTGCCGGAGCGCGTACGTTTCAAATATAAGTTGAATAAAGTAGACAAGGATTGGCAGGAGCCGGGCACAAGGCGCGAGGCCTATTATGATCACTTATCGCCAGGTCACTACCATTTTCAAGTGATCGCCTGCAATAACGACGGCTTATGGAACGAACAAGGAGACACGCTCGATTTCATCCTGCTGCCAGCCTGGTATCAAACGCTCTGGTTCTACGTACTCGAAGGTCTTATCGGGATTGGGATACTCTGGGCGATCTATTGGCTACGGTTACGGCAGATTGCACACGCTATCTCTGCTCGCTTCGATGAGCGGTTAGCGGAGCGTACTCGTATCGCAGGGGATCTTCATGATACTCTGCTGCAAAACTTTCAAGCTGTCCTGCTCAACTTTCATACCGTAGGTTATCTTTTACCTGACCGTCCGGCTGAAGCTGAAGATACACTCAAGTCTGCGCTCGGGGATGCCCATGACGCAATTACGGAAGCTCGAAACGCAGTCCAGGGCCTTCGAATATCCTCTGAGCCTGCGATTGATCTCGACCGGGCACTCTTACGCGTTCCGCAGGAATTGTGCCTACAGCATGTCGCCGACTTTCGAGTTACGGTAGATGGAATACCGCGACGACTTAGTCCTGCTATGCGCGACGAAATCTACTTGATCGCGCGGGAAGCCATAGCTAATTCATTCCGCCATACGGAAGCCTCTCTTATCGAAGTCGCAATCGTATATTCACCGCACGAGCTTTGTGTGCGCATGCGCGACAACGGTGGAGGCATAGATCCTCAGTATCTTCAATCTGGTCGTGAAGGCCACTGGGGGATCTTGGGGATGCGCGAACGTGCCAAGCGAATTGGTGCGCGGCTTACTTTTCATAACGATGTGGGCAGCGGGTTGGAGATAGAGCTACTCATTCCTGGCAGACTGGTGTTTGATGGCCGCGGGAGTCGTGCTAAGGAGTCTTTGATCAGGAATAACCAGTAA
- a CDS encoding TolC family protein: MRRRLWNKLILLSPALLGGAAALAQYNAPATPAPYNPIAVAEVTGAPRSAVQAGQNSYQSLSQNPYLGGVAAGKLSTTPVPLSLEGAVALGLKQNLGGVLATDVVSDVRGQRWQALSELLPNVVTDTGFGVHQVNVKAAFGLTIPGQPQIIGPFGYFDARAYLTQSVFDWSSIERARSSQAQLKSAEFSAKDARELVVLVIVSNYLLVIADQSEVDSVTSQRDTAKALFQQTSDQKTAGLAAAVDVLRSHVQLQSREQKLIVAKNNLAKEKLVLARAIGLPLGQQFEITTHVPYQELTPTGLDEEIQNAYRVRPDFQSQANRVRSAELARKAASAERYPSIGAETDYGLSGVNPGSSHGTVDAAATLRIPIFQGGRVHGDVLRAEASLTGERQRLEDLRARIDQEVRDAYLDLEAAAQEVSVEKSAVTLATQNLEQSRDRFLSGVTDNIEIVQAQDALATANDAYIASLYSHNLAKISLARATGVAESHFAAYVEGK, from the coding sequence ATGCGGCGCAGACTCTGGAATAAGCTCATCCTGCTTAGCCCTGCTCTTCTCGGCGGAGCAGCGGCGCTTGCCCAGTACAACGCGCCTGCCACGCCGGCGCCATACAATCCGATTGCTGTGGCCGAAGTAACCGGGGCACCGCGCTCAGCCGTTCAAGCCGGGCAGAATAGTTATCAAAGCCTTTCGCAGAATCCATATCTCGGAGGAGTTGCTGCGGGAAAACTCAGCACAACGCCAGTGCCGCTTTCTCTGGAAGGTGCCGTTGCTCTTGGGCTTAAGCAAAATCTTGGAGGAGTGCTGGCCACCGATGTTGTCAGCGACGTACGAGGACAGCGATGGCAGGCTCTGAGTGAGTTGCTTCCCAATGTAGTTACCGATACGGGGTTTGGAGTGCACCAGGTAAATGTGAAGGCAGCCTTTGGCCTGACCATTCCTGGACAGCCTCAGATCATTGGCCCATTTGGCTATTTCGACGCGCGGGCTTATCTCACGCAATCCGTTTTTGATTGGTCATCGATTGAGCGGGCGCGATCTTCACAGGCACAGTTGAAGTCGGCAGAGTTCAGTGCCAAAGATGCTCGCGAGCTTGTGGTGCTGGTGATTGTCTCCAACTATTTATTGGTCATAGCGGACCAATCGGAGGTTGATTCAGTGACATCGCAACGAGATACAGCCAAGGCTCTTTTCCAACAGACATCCGACCAGAAGACTGCGGGCCTTGCCGCGGCCGTCGACGTTCTACGCTCGCACGTTCAACTGCAATCGCGCGAGCAGAAACTGATTGTCGCTAAAAATAATCTGGCAAAAGAAAAGCTGGTGTTGGCCAGAGCTATCGGGCTTCCTCTGGGGCAACAGTTCGAGATAACCACTCACGTTCCGTATCAAGAATTGACGCCCACGGGTCTCGATGAGGAGATTCAAAATGCCTACAGGGTTCGTCCCGATTTTCAGAGTCAGGCCAATCGGGTCCGGTCCGCTGAGCTTGCTAGAAAGGCCGCTTCTGCCGAGCGGTATCCATCGATCGGAGCAGAGACTGACTACGGTCTCTCTGGAGTCAACCCGGGATCTTCGCACGGTACTGTGGATGCGGCCGCGACGCTTCGCATTCCTATCTTTCAGGGTGGGAGAGTTCACGGAGATGTCCTCCGGGCCGAGGCCTCGCTAACAGGGGAAAGGCAGCGGCTGGAAGATTTGCGAGCCAGGATTGATCAGGAGGTTCGCGATGCTTATCTCGATCTGGAGGCGGCTGCACAGGAAGTTTCTGTAGAGAAAAGCGCGGTAACGCTGGCCACTCAAAACCTTGAACAATCTCGCGATCGATTCCTTTCGGGAGTTACGGACAACATTGAAATCGTTCAGGCGCAGGATGCGCTGGCAACTGCGAATGATGCCTACATTGCCAGCCTGTATAGCCACAACCTCGCCAAGATATCTCTGGCAAGAGCGACAGGCGTAGCGGAATCACATTTTGCTGCATATGTGGAGGGAAAATGA
- a CDS encoding response regulator: MNSSNVIRVLTVDDHPLLRGGITNAVNAQYGMSVVAEAADGEQAIVMHRKHRPDITLMDLRLPKTNGIDAISAIRSECSNARIIILTTYAGDVQALRAMKAGAQGYLLKSMLGTELIDTIRLVHAGHRRIPPEIASEMALHASDDALSEREVDVLRSVAAGNSNKTVADELFLSEHTVKGHVRNILSKLGANDRTGAVMIALKRGILEL; this comes from the coding sequence ATGAACTCTTCAAATGTGATTCGGGTACTTACGGTCGACGACCATCCTTTGCTAAGAGGTGGAATAACGAATGCCGTCAACGCTCAATATGGAATGAGCGTTGTTGCAGAGGCTGCCGATGGAGAGCAGGCTATCGTCATGCATCGAAAGCATCGACCCGACATCACGCTGATGGATCTCCGGCTGCCAAAGACGAATGGAATTGATGCGATTTCGGCGATTCGAAGTGAGTGTTCAAACGCTCGTATTATTATCCTCACGACTTATGCGGGAGATGTGCAGGCGTTGCGTGCTATGAAGGCTGGCGCCCAAGGCTATCTACTGAAGAGTATGTTGGGGACGGAGCTGATCGATACCATCCGGCTTGTACATGCAGGGCATCGTCGAATTCCGCCTGAGATTGCTTCAGAGATGGCGCTTCATGCATCGGACGATGCTCTTTCAGAACGTGAGGTCGATGTTCTGCGAAGTGTGGCTGCCGGCAATTCGAACAAGACTGTGGCTGACGAGCTTTTCCTGTCAGAACACACAGTGAAGGGACATGTTAGGAACATATTATCCAAGCTCGGAGCCAATGACCGCACGGGTGCAGTGATGATTGCACTGAAACGCGGCATTCTCGAATTGTGA
- a CDS encoding sensor histidine kinase gives MREILADSLKQSDALIEEAQRNMIALGLPGLDDNLPGAVAVAGRTLKDGGKSKYSVIVHGDMRHLRPMVRDDVYGIAREALSNAFRHAGANEIEAEFFYERNEMRVYVRDDGCGISSTALWGPNCQRHRGILEMRRKARRSGAALEIRSGRNAGAEIEIRLPSALAYEVD, from the coding sequence ATGCGAGAGATTCTTGCTGACTCGTTGAAGCAGTCTGATGCTCTCATCGAAGAAGCTCAACGGAATATGATTGCTCTCGGCCTCCCTGGGCTTGATGACAATCTTCCCGGCGCGGTTGCAGTAGCAGGAAGGACGTTGAAAGATGGTGGGAAATCGAAATATAGTGTGATCGTCCACGGAGACATGCGCCACTTGCGGCCGATGGTTCGGGATGACGTTTACGGAATAGCTCGGGAGGCGCTTAGTAATGCCTTTCGCCACGCAGGAGCAAATGAGATTGAAGCTGAATTCTTCTATGAGCGCAATGAGATGCGGGTCTATGTTCGCGACGATGGCTGTGGGATTTCCTCAACTGCGCTATGGGGTCCGAACTGCCAGCGGCATAGAGGAATCCTGGAAATGCGGCGAAAGGCAAGGAGATCCGGAGCCGCGCTAGAAATTCGAAGCGGGCGGAATGCGGGTGCTGAAATAGAAATCAGGCTTCCATCCGCATTGGCTTATGAGGTTGATTAA
- a CDS encoding sensor histidine kinase → MSTVSFIDKTGTMWVFNMNKTMRLSIDEGSNAEPDVRQFRPIQTFGRVMPRSILVDHEGHIWMADTDGLHRFSYTPLRQLRLKSQAIFPAIAPSVKGAIYVAVSTPQGLAPIYQTKRSGLELVRGFGDAIQCIYKAPDGSTWFGNSSLWHLRDGKLVQTFRPSRLRPINTYVEEMTADRQGNLWVTFNQGGLYRLSNDSWTRIDESSGLPSRVPVIEYTDDDGYIWFGFTKSRLARFRDGKTDNFGPSDGLDIGIITAIQVSKGDVWVGGELGLVHFDHGRFHRLNAVNPENLRGISGIIRMPNGDLWLNGLSGIVHIQAKELQLSIADNTHRLTGQRFSREDGLFGYAPQIAPLPSAIQSSDGRLWFSTTKGVFWLDPSHAVKPTFKPLVNIRSITADGKRQTVGSPLLLAAGTSNVRIEYDAVNLSEPESVHYRYKLQGNGADWQNADELTFVSYLNLHPGAYTFQVEATDNNGIWSESPTSLTMRILPAFYQTWWFLPLVALVALLCIYSAFRIRIEQNAKQVRVQYATQLMERTRVARELHDTFMQTVQASKLAVDEARKPSTTLAMNRALDLEQLSGWLGQATEEGRAALNSLRAASADECDLPEALRRAIEECKMQRITKSTFAVTGDMRETHPAVRDEIYRIAYEAISNAYAHSKASHLRVRLMYTHDLTISIIDDGIGIDPMVAEKGKDGHFGLQGMRERVAHIKGKLTIASSSQTGTEITVSVPGRIVFREATLNQWTKLQIFLKKLRESSPQD, encoded by the coding sequence ATGTCCACAGTGAGTTTCATCGACAAGACCGGAACCATGTGGGTCTTTAACATGAACAAAACTATGCGCCTCTCAATCGACGAGGGCAGTAATGCAGAGCCAGACGTAAGACAGTTCAGGCCTATCCAGACTTTCGGACGAGTCATGCCACGTTCCATATTGGTCGATCACGAAGGCCATATATGGATGGCGGATACAGACGGTTTACACCGATTTTCCTACACTCCCCTGAGGCAGCTTCGGCTGAAATCCCAGGCGATCTTTCCAGCCATTGCTCCTTCTGTTAAAGGGGCTATCTATGTTGCAGTATCCACACCGCAGGGCTTAGCGCCGATTTATCAAACCAAGAGAAGCGGCCTGGAACTGGTCCGAGGCTTCGGCGACGCAATTCAATGTATTTACAAAGCTCCTGACGGTAGCACCTGGTTTGGAAACTCCAGCCTTTGGCACTTGCGAGACGGAAAACTCGTTCAGACGTTTAGACCGTCAAGGCTGAGACCAATCAACACGTACGTTGAAGAGATGACGGCAGATCGTCAGGGAAATCTCTGGGTAACGTTTAACCAAGGCGGCCTGTATCGCCTATCCAACGACTCATGGACTCGAATCGACGAGAGTTCAGGACTTCCTTCGCGCGTTCCGGTCATTGAATACACAGACGACGACGGCTACATCTGGTTCGGGTTCACTAAAAGCAGGCTCGCCCGTTTCCGCGACGGCAAAACTGATAATTTCGGCCCCTCGGATGGACTCGATATTGGAATCATCACTGCTATCCAGGTGAGCAAGGGCGATGTCTGGGTTGGCGGTGAGTTAGGGCTTGTACATTTCGATCATGGCCGCTTCCACAGACTGAATGCGGTGAACCCCGAGAATTTACGCGGGATATCCGGAATCATCCGAATGCCGAATGGCGATCTGTGGTTGAATGGGCTCTCTGGAATCGTGCATATTCAGGCAAAGGAATTGCAGTTATCGATCGCGGATAATACGCACCGGCTTACGGGACAACGGTTCAGCCGGGAAGATGGGCTGTTCGGATATGCGCCCCAGATCGCGCCGTTGCCTTCAGCTATCCAAAGCAGCGACGGGCGCCTCTGGTTCTCGACCACGAAAGGTGTCTTCTGGTTGGATCCATCCCATGCCGTCAAGCCGACATTCAAACCGCTGGTCAACATACGATCCATCACGGCAGACGGCAAACGACAAACGGTTGGCAGCCCATTGCTTTTAGCGGCAGGGACATCCAATGTGAGGATCGAATACGATGCCGTGAATCTCTCTGAACCCGAGTCAGTTCATTATCGGTACAAACTACAGGGAAATGGAGCTGACTGGCAGAACGCCGATGAGTTGACGTTTGTTTCGTATCTCAATCTCCATCCGGGAGCCTATACGTTCCAGGTGGAAGCCACGGACAATAATGGCATTTGGTCAGAAAGCCCAACCTCGCTGACGATGCGCATACTTCCAGCCTTTTATCAAACCTGGTGGTTCCTGCCGCTCGTCGCTCTTGTCGCACTCCTTTGCATCTACTCCGCTTTCCGCATTCGGATAGAGCAAAACGCAAAACAAGTGCGTGTCCAGTACGCGACCCAGCTTATGGAACGTACCCGCGTAGCGCGCGAGCTTCATGACACTTTCATGCAGACAGTCCAGGCCAGCAAGTTGGCTGTTGATGAAGCACGGAAGCCCTCTACCACCCTTGCCATGAACCGGGCTCTTGATCTGGAACAGTTATCAGGCTGGCTAGGGCAGGCAACAGAGGAAGGCCGCGCCGCACTCAATTCATTGCGCGCCGCATCCGCAGACGAATGTGATTTGCCGGAAGCTCTTCGCCGCGCTATAGAAGAATGCAAGATGCAAAGAATCACAAAGTCCACCTTCGCTGTAACTGGCGACATGCGAGAAACACATCCGGCCGTGCGCGACGAGATTTACCGCATCGCTTATGAGGCGATCAGCAATGCTTACGCACACTCAAAGGCAAGCCACCTGAGAGTGCGCCTCATGTACACGCATGATCTAACGATAAGCATCATCGATGATGGCATCGGCATTGATCCTATGGTCGCGGAGAAAGGAAAAGATGGACACTTTGGGTTGCAGGGAATGCGCGAACGAGTCGCACATATAAAAGGAAAACTCACGATTGCGAGCTCATCTCAAACCGGCACTGAAATTACCGTTTCTGTTCCAGGACGAATTGTCTTTCGCGAAGCGACACTGAACCAGTGGACAAAGCTACAGATCTTCTTGAAGAAGCTGCGCGAATCGTCACCACAGGATTGA
- a CDS encoding cupin domain-containing protein, which yields MHEHHADGTVSVHVLKGVLRVRMSGQARDIDAGTILAIESSIAHDVEALEDSAFLLTMSWPNAETLDRLRKAE from the coding sequence TTGCACGAACATCACGCAGATGGTACGGTCTCGGTGCACGTCCTGAAAGGCGTTCTTCGCGTACGAATGAGCGGACAAGCGCGGGATATCGATGCGGGAACCATACTGGCGATTGAATCTTCCATTGCTCACGATGTGGAAGCGCTTGAGGATTCGGCTTTTTTGCTCACGATGTCCTGGCCAAATGCGGAGACCCTGGATCGGCTTCGAAAGGCCGAGTAG
- a CDS encoding HlyD family secretion protein: MAEQNPATDPPQAIPPNAQVNTSDASDSSTSTFPRKRSYKRWIFLATFVIVAVACVFLWHYFSGFESTDDAQVDVHLYPVSARISGYIQKVNVEDNQWVDAGFTLVEIDTKDYEVALARAQATLDTSEASAKSSNIDVPISSADTSSQLKATASDIKNAEASIQAAEKRVVAAHALILEAQAENVKAQDDVTRYRLLLAKEEVPKQIYDHAYATAATDVAAIAAAEADEAAAQQAVLEAHSRLTEAEAHYEDAQAGPQRVASTRDKALSAVGDVGQKRAAVEQAQLNLGYTRIFAPVAGEVTKKVVVGLNVDPGEQLLTVVPLDQVWITANFKETQLKHIRVGQKAELDLDSNGRTYHGHVDSIEGATGPTFSLLPPENATGNYVKIVQRVPVKIVIDPGENRDHQLRPGMNVEAKVYLR, encoded by the coding sequence ATGGCTGAGCAAAATCCGGCAACGGATCCACCACAGGCAATTCCGCCAAACGCACAAGTGAATACGAGTGACGCATCTGATTCATCCACTTCAACTTTTCCGAGGAAACGGTCCTACAAGCGTTGGATATTTCTTGCCACGTTCGTTATTGTGGCCGTCGCTTGCGTATTTCTCTGGCACTATTTTTCAGGTTTCGAATCTACTGACGACGCGCAGGTGGACGTCCACCTTTACCCTGTCAGCGCTCGCATTTCCGGATATATCCAGAAGGTCAACGTTGAGGATAACCAATGGGTCGATGCCGGTTTTACACTCGTCGAAATCGACACAAAAGATTATGAAGTGGCATTGGCAAGAGCCCAGGCAACGCTCGACACTTCAGAGGCTTCCGCGAAAAGCTCCAATATCGATGTGCCCATATCATCGGCTGATACTTCAAGCCAATTGAAAGCCACGGCCTCGGATATCAAAAATGCAGAGGCGTCTATCCAGGCAGCAGAGAAGCGAGTCGTCGCCGCGCATGCCCTCATTCTTGAAGCGCAGGCGGAAAACGTAAAGGCTCAGGATGACGTCACACGCTATCGCTTGTTGCTGGCAAAAGAGGAAGTGCCGAAGCAAATCTACGATCATGCCTATGCGACGGCAGCGACAGATGTGGCCGCCATAGCGGCGGCAGAGGCAGACGAGGCCGCAGCTCAACAAGCGGTTCTCGAAGCGCACAGCCGTCTCACTGAGGCTGAGGCACACTACGAAGATGCCCAGGCTGGACCTCAGCGCGTTGCCTCAACGCGCGATAAAGCGCTCTCGGCAGTGGGGGACGTAGGCCAGAAAAGAGCTGCGGTCGAACAGGCGCAGTTGAACCTGGGATACACCAGGATATTTGCGCCTGTCGCCGGAGAAGTCACGAAGAAGGTGGTCGTTGGGTTGAATGTTGATCCCGGTGAGCAGCTACTCACGGTGGTTCCGCTGGATCAGGTGTGGATCACTGCGAATTTCAAAGAGACCCAACTCAAGCACATACGCGTCGGCCAGAAGGCAGAGCTTGATCTTGACTCGAACGGCCGCACATACCACGGCCATGTGGACAGCATCGAGGGAGCAACGGGGCCAACCTTCAGTCTACTGCCACCAGAAAATGCAACTGGAAACTATGTGAAGATCGTTCAGCGCGTTCCCGTAAAGATTGTTATCGATCCAGGCGAAAATCGCGACCACCAGCTTCGACCGGGTATGAATGTCGAAGCGAAAGTGTACTTGCGATGA